A region from the Mucilaginibacter sp. CSA2-8R genome encodes:
- a CDS encoding dipeptide epimerase, whose amino-acid sequence MKFTAFEIYKYSIPIEPFTIATGTMHFAQNVLVKGYTDNGLTGYGECSAFPMIVGETQATGFEMGKDFAAIWKGRDATDIESRLAELHLYTAGNYTIKSAFDMLLYDLAAKQVGLPLYRYLGGKKRQIITDVTIGIDTAEKMAASAAKFVAQGFRIIKVKLGKKPDDDIQRIKAIRQAIPAEVDIRIDANQGWTFDEAAYALKQLAQYNISFCEQPMRTYNDEWLPQLCRQSPIAIMADESVYTHYDAGRIIRNNAAHFINIKFAKSGGINEAIKINEVAEASGMPCMLGSMLESRLALTANVHFAMAFTNLQFFDLDTCLLGQLADPVIGGFWYNGMALEITDQPGIGATVDQAYLDKLESVKI is encoded by the coding sequence ATGAAGTTTACCGCATTCGAAATCTATAAATATTCAATACCTATTGAGCCGTTTACCATTGCAACGGGTACTATGCATTTTGCGCAAAATGTATTGGTTAAAGGCTATACAGATAACGGCTTAACAGGGTACGGCGAGTGTTCGGCCTTCCCGATGATTGTGGGCGAAACCCAAGCCACCGGATTTGAGATGGGTAAAGATTTTGCCGCAATATGGAAAGGTAGAGATGCCACGGATATAGAAAGCCGCCTGGCCGAATTGCATTTGTACACCGCCGGTAACTATACCATCAAAAGTGCCTTCGATATGCTGCTTTACGACTTGGCCGCAAAACAAGTAGGGCTACCTTTGTACCGCTATTTGGGCGGCAAAAAGCGGCAAATTATTACCGACGTTACCATTGGTATTGATACTGCCGAAAAAATGGCTGCCTCGGCCGCAAAATTTGTAGCTCAAGGGTTCCGGATTATTAAAGTTAAACTTGGCAAAAAGCCGGACGATGATATACAGCGTATAAAAGCCATCAGGCAGGCCATACCTGCAGAGGTAGATATACGCATTGACGCCAACCAGGGGTGGACGTTTGATGAAGCTGCCTATGCTTTAAAGCAACTGGCACAATACAACATCAGTTTTTGCGAGCAGCCTATGCGTACGTATAACGATGAGTGGCTTCCCCAACTGTGCCGGCAATCGCCTATTGCTATTATGGCTGATGAAAGTGTGTACACCCACTATGATGCCGGTCGTATCATTAGAAATAACGCTGCCCATTTTATCAATATTAAATTTGCTAAAAGCGGCGGCATTAACGAGGCCATCAAAATTAACGAGGTTGCCGAGGCGAGTGGTATGCCTTGTATGCTGGGTAGTATGCTGGAGAGCCGGCTGGCATTAACTGCCAATGTACATTTCGCCATGGCTTTTACTAATCTGCAATTTTTTGACCTGGATACCTGTTTGCTTGGCCAATTAGCCGACCCGGTAATCGGCGGTTTTTGGTACAACGGTATGGCACTCGAAATTACCGACCAACCCGGTATTGGTGCCACGGTAGACCAAGCTTATCTGGATAAATTAGAGTCGGTTAAAATATAA
- a CDS encoding manganese catalase family protein, with protein sequence MFYHDKKLQYEVRVEKPNPAFAKLLQQAIGGIEGEIRVCLQYLFQAWGSRGPNKYRDMLMDTGTEEISHIEMLSTAVALNLEGATVELKDKIAGENPIVGSILGGMDPRHVLSSGLSAMAVDANGVPFNGSWVVGSGNIAADMYANVMAESTGRVLATRLWQVTDDPGMKDMLAFLIARDSMHQNQWLAVLEDLGGLNANLPIPNTFSANDQVNEFAYTFVSTNIEKPEPPQARWASGPSIDGKGEFTYTYAQPLGQEPKLAPPDPQGFAQSQQMTGGMDKGILENIKDTILP encoded by the coding sequence ATGTTTTATCATGACAAGAAACTTCAGTATGAAGTACGCGTAGAAAAACCAAATCCGGCCTTTGCAAAATTACTGCAGCAGGCTATCGGCGGCATTGAGGGTGAAATTAGAGTATGTTTGCAATACTTGTTTCAAGCTTGGGGCAGCCGCGGCCCCAACAAATATCGCGATATGCTGATGGATACCGGTACCGAAGAAATTTCGCACATTGAAATGCTTAGCACAGCGGTTGCACTTAATTTAGAGGGCGCTACTGTTGAACTGAAAGATAAGATTGCCGGCGAAAATCCTATTGTAGGCAGTATTTTGGGCGGGATGGACCCGCGTCATGTGTTATCATCAGGTTTATCAGCCATGGCGGTTGATGCCAATGGTGTGCCTTTTAACGGCTCGTGGGTGGTTGGTAGCGGTAACATTGCTGCCGATATGTATGCCAACGTGATGGCCGAATCGACGGGGCGCGTATTGGCTACCCGGCTCTGGCAAGTAACCGACGACCCCGGCATGAAAGATATGTTAGCCTTTTTAATAGCTCGCGACAGCATGCACCAAAACCAATGGCTGGCCGTACTCGAAGATTTAGGAGGTTTAAATGCCAATTTACCTATTCCGAATACTTTCTCTGCAAACGATCAGGTTAATGAATTCGCTTACACCTTTGTATCAACCAATATAGAAAAGCCGGAACCACCCCAGGCCCGCTGGGCAAGCGGTCCGTCTATTGATGGCAAAGGCGAATTTACCTACACTTATGCCCAACCATTAGGCCAGGAGCCTAAGTTGGCACCGCCAGACCCGCAAGGCTTTGCACAAAGCCAGCAAATGACCGGCGGTATGGATAAAGGTATCCTGGAAAATATTAAAGACACCATTTTGCCGTAA
- a CDS encoding DUF6766 family protein → MHHQSNKSSFWYRNGLTLFFLFLFFITLIAQTLTGWKENNQQLQDIGGTSLSLSQYLRSGHFISATFENFQSEFLQMGMYVLLTVGLRQVGSAESKSLNEPEEVDREPKPSPDAPWPVKRGGIWLTLYSNSLSLCFIILFFISWGLHLYGSWIVHNNQQVLMHKPQDTLTQFLGEPTFWFETFQNWQSEFISIVSIVFLTVYLRQKGSPESKPVDAPHMETGK, encoded by the coding sequence ATGCATCATCAGTCTAATAAGTCATCGTTTTGGTATCGTAATGGGCTTACTTTGTTTTTTTTGTTTCTGTTTTTTATCACGCTCATTGCGCAGACATTAACCGGATGGAAGGAAAATAATCAACAACTGCAAGACATTGGCGGTACCTCTTTAAGTTTATCGCAGTATTTAAGAAGCGGACACTTTATATCGGCCACATTCGAAAACTTTCAGAGCGAGTTTTTGCAAATGGGAATGTATGTGTTGCTAACAGTAGGATTAAGACAGGTCGGATCTGCCGAGTCAAAAAGTTTAAATGAGCCTGAAGAAGTGGACCGTGAGCCCAAACCATCGCCCGATGCGCCCTGGCCGGTAAAAAGAGGAGGAATCTGGTTAACGCTGTACAGTAATTCTTTGTCGTTGTGTTTCATAATTTTATTTTTCATCAGCTGGGGGTTACACTTATATGGTAGCTGGATAGTGCACAACAATCAGCAGGTACTGATGCACAAACCTCAGGATACATTAACGCAGTTTTTGGGCGAACCAACCTTTTGGTTCGAAACATTTCAAAACTGGCAGAGTGAATTTATATCTATCGTCTCTATTGTTTTTTTAACCGTCTATTTACGACAAAAAGGCTCGCCCGAATCAAAACCGGTGGACGCGCCACATATGGAAACCGGGAAATAA
- a CDS encoding transporter, producing the protein MNKTYLLYLLTTSVVLMCHTQVKAQDSTRSSYHLFKPMPKSLERKQMETDRPNVTETPHTVDAGHFQYETDMFRHQREITDQSKQRRWLYNQANLKLGLLKNTALQVIVQSYNRESVTDLITNQKQTGSGFGDLIVRVKQCLFGNYNGNFSIALLPYVKIPTNRYADNQKYEEGLLVPMLIKLPHDWKIGLQVEGSYLRDDDQPARHMEALQSVVISHVLFKKLEVFGESFYTYNFKEHKINNFLDAALELEITPDVKVDAGLNYGLQKTAQKEYFVGLAFRY; encoded by the coding sequence ATGAACAAAACTTACTTATTGTATTTATTAACGACATCTGTAGTATTGATGTGCCACACACAGGTTAAGGCGCAAGACAGTACGCGCTCGTCTTACCATTTATTTAAGCCGATGCCTAAATCGTTAGAGCGCAAGCAAATGGAAACCGACCGGCCCAATGTTACCGAAACACCGCATACGGTAGATGCCGGGCATTTTCAGTACGAAACAGATATGTTCAGGCATCAGCGTGAAATTACCGACCAAAGCAAACAGCGGCGCTGGCTTTATAACCAGGCTAACCTTAAACTGGGCCTTTTAAAAAATACTGCTTTGCAGGTAATTGTACAGAGCTACAATAGAGAATCGGTTACAGATTTAATCACCAACCAAAAGCAAACCGGCTCAGGTTTTGGCGATTTAATTGTACGGGTAAAACAATGCTTATTTGGTAACTATAACGGCAATTTTAGTATAGCGCTGTTACCCTACGTAAAAATACCAACCAATAGGTATGCTGATAATCAAAAATACGAAGAGGGATTGTTAGTGCCAATGCTGATTAAATTGCCTCACGACTGGAAAATTGGTTTACAGGTAGAAGGCAGTTATTTAAGGGATGATGACCAACCCGCGCGCCATATGGAAGCACTGCAATCCGTAGTGATTAGCCATGTGCTGTTTAAAAAACTGGAGGTATTTGGCGAAAGCTTTTATACGTACAATTTTAAAGAGCATAAAATAAACAACTTTTTGGATGCCGCTCTTGAGTTAGAAATAACCCCCGATGTAAAGGTGGATGCCGGGTTAAATTACGGCTTGCAGAAAACAGCACAGAAAGAATATTTTGTTGGCTTAGCCTTTAGATATTGA
- a CDS encoding M14 family zinc carboxypeptidase: MHLFVNYNSYKEPLLNSGLMTHELLKEKISTITNQKKIEVKIAGYSAQHREIYQLSVGRGPIPVMLWSQMHGDEPTGTRAFFDLFNFLQADDEHNDFRQLIFNHCTLHFIPMLNPDGAELNERRNAQGIDINRDFLQQQSPEAQLLTRLHQQIQPAFGFNMHDQEALWSVAGTKQPASISLLAPPADDLALVSPSRLKAMQLVAGINGILSSIIPGYVGKWSETFEPHAFGDNFQRLGTSTLLIEAGGYPGDAERQFVRELNFKILLYALEQITTAGYQHHSITAYHQIPQNVKELFHLLIKNVILPTPAGIIRVDIGLNHSHSFDAVPLQHQALYAIQDIGDLSTYNAYQTIDVQGYEFAHALSLGSLANFTVIDALNNTYSFQNGQLFFIRKT, translated from the coding sequence ATGCATCTTTTTGTAAACTACAATTCTTACAAAGAACCGTTACTTAATAGCGGATTAATGACGCACGAATTGCTGAAAGAAAAGATCAGCACAATCACTAACCAAAAAAAGATTGAAGTAAAAATAGCCGGTTACTCCGCCCAGCATCGCGAAATATACCAGCTCTCTGTTGGGCGCGGCCCTATACCCGTGATGCTCTGGAGCCAGATGCATGGCGACGAACCTACCGGCACCCGCGCTTTTTTTGATTTGTTCAATTTTTTGCAGGCAGACGATGAGCACAATGATTTTCGTCAGTTGATATTTAACCATTGCACGCTGCACTTTATCCCGATGCTTAACCCCGACGGTGCGGAACTTAACGAACGCCGCAATGCACAGGGAATTGATATTAACCGCGATTTTTTGCAACAGCAGAGCCCCGAAGCACAATTACTGACGCGACTTCATCAACAAATACAACCAGCCTTTGGCTTTAACATGCACGATCAGGAAGCACTGTGGTCGGTAGCAGGCACTAAGCAACCAGCATCTATCTCTTTACTGGCACCGCCGGCGGATGACTTGGCCTTGGTTAGCCCAAGCCGGTTAAAGGCGATGCAATTGGTGGCCGGCATTAACGGAATATTATCTTCCATTATTCCTGGTTATGTGGGCAAATGGAGCGAAACCTTTGAGCCGCATGCCTTTGGCGATAACTTTCAGCGCCTGGGCACTTCCACTTTACTGATAGAAGCCGGCGGGTACCCGGGCGATGCTGAACGGCAGTTCGTTCGCGAGCTAAATTTTAAGATTTTGCTGTATGCGCTGGAGCAAATTACAACGGCAGGCTACCAGCACCACAGCATAACGGCATATCATCAAATCCCACAAAACGTAAAAGAACTGTTTCATCTGCTTATTAAAAACGTGATTTTACCCACGCCGGCCGGAATTATCAGAGTAGATATCGGCCTTAACCATTCTCATAGCTTTGATGCAGTGCCTTTGCAACACCAGGCACTGTATGCCATTCAAGATATTGGCGACTTAAGCACCTACAATGCTTATCAAACAATAGATGTACAGGGTTATGAATTTGCACATGCTCTTAGCCTTGGCAGCCTGGCTAATTTTACGGTTATTGATGCTTTAAATAATACCTATTCCTTTCAAAACGGGCAGCTCTTCTTCATCAGGAAAACTTAA
- a CDS encoding cyanophycinase produces the protein MKIMSEKNTCPTPTGALLIIGGAEAKEDASKNDGNAASIGMEVLSCFMKLLSSEQPVIEVITSASSEDPDDSFNNYEQSFKELGAYVVNHIHHDNRDDVVLADIENRLKAAHGVFIAGGDQLKLTAVYGGTDVLLLLKERYIHDKLVIAGTSAGAMAMSTPMIYQGVGRDEMIAGNVKITTGLEFLRDVCIDTHFVNRGRFVRMSQVIATNPTSIGVGIEEDTAMVVRNGKDAEVVGCGVIIVINGFKSHGTNIHTHGDDEMLTIRGLNVDILSKGERFTIPEINPPHK, from the coding sequence ATGAAAATTATGTCAGAGAAAAACACATGCCCGACACCTACCGGGGCATTGTTAATTATTGGCGGTGCAGAGGCTAAAGAAGATGCATCAAAAAATGACGGTAATGCAGCATCGATAGGAATGGAAGTATTATCGTGCTTTATGAAACTGCTTAGCAGCGAGCAGCCTGTTATCGAAGTTATTACCTCGGCTTCGTCTGAAGACCCTGATGACTCGTTTAATAACTACGAACAGTCTTTTAAAGAATTAGGAGCTTACGTGGTTAATCACATTCATCATGATAACCGGGATGATGTGGTGCTTGCCGATATTGAAAACCGATTAAAAGCAGCACATGGCGTATTTATAGCCGGGGGAGACCAGCTGAAGCTGACGGCTGTATATGGCGGCACAGATGTATTACTGTTACTGAAAGAGCGTTACATTCATGATAAACTGGTAATTGCCGGTACCAGTGCGGGGGCCATGGCCATGTCAACACCAATGATTTACCAGGGGGTGGGGAGAGATGAAATGATAGCCGGTAATGTAAAAATTACCACCGGCCTGGAGTTTTTACGTGATGTATGTATTGACACCCACTTTGTAAACCGTGGCCGATTTGTACGGATGTCGCAGGTGATTGCTACTAATCCAACCTCGATAGGTGTGGGTATTGAAGAAGACACAGCTATGGTGGTACGCAATGGTAAAGATGCCGAGGTGGTAGGCTGTGGTGTAATTATAGTGATTAACGGCTTTAAGAGCCATGGCACTAACATACATACCCACGGAGATGATGAGATGCTTACCATTCGTGGACTAAACGTCGACATCCTGTCGAAAGGTGAAAGGTTTACCATCCCCGAAATAAACCCGCCCCACAAATAA
- a CDS encoding universal stress protein gives MNNILLLNDFSAEAEHAFTYAQKLAQTLQANLLIWNLIEPVSRQSAPALVAAGRETANSTDAYITQTLLNQAYPDGVGLGTITHFTKKDTEGFTLHELVQKHQVNLIIKGTGSHGHALDKLTSQFLRKTLCPVLLVPQQAEYIGIKQMVYLTDLRYCRAHITGYLKQIAHQLNAGLAMAHITAAKLPEPETTYALTLYRQAIGSNSNQLNLSFQHITEPCINKAADVLINALHNNWLAMAYGKHHHNALSTACATGQQKPAEINVPLLLFNC, from the coding sequence ATGAATAACATTTTACTCCTAAACGATTTTTCGGCAGAAGCCGAACATGCATTTACCTATGCACAAAAACTGGCTCAAACATTACAGGCTAATCTACTTATTTGGAATTTAATTGAACCTGTAAGCAGGCAATCTGCCCCAGCCTTAGTGGCCGCAGGGCGCGAAACGGCAAATAGCACTGATGCCTACATCACCCAAACTTTACTAAACCAGGCATACCCTGACGGTGTAGGGCTGGGTACTATTACTCATTTTACGAAAAAAGATACTGAAGGCTTTACCTTGCATGAATTGGTACAAAAGCATCAAGTTAATTTAATTATTAAAGGTACAGGAAGCCACGGGCATGCTTTAGATAAGTTAACCTCGCAATTTTTACGTAAAACGCTTTGCCCGGTATTGTTGGTGCCTCAGCAAGCAGAATACATTGGTATAAAACAAATGGTTTATTTAACCGATTTACGATATTGCCGTGCACATATTACTGGCTATTTAAAGCAGATTGCTCATCAATTAAACGCCGGACTGGCAATGGCGCATATTACTGCTGCTAAATTGCCTGAACCCGAAACTACCTATGCACTAACCCTTTACCGGCAAGCTATTGGTTCTAACAGCAATCAGCTCAATCTTTCCTTTCAGCACATTACCGAACCTTGCATCAATAAAGCGGCAGATGTATTGATTAATGCTTTGCATAACAACTGGCTGGCCATGGCTTATGGCAAACACCACCACAATGCCCTCAGTACAGCCTGCGCTACAGGGCAGCAAAAACCTGCAGAAATTAATGTTCCGCTATTGCTGTTCAACTGCTAA
- a CDS encoding D-alanyl-D-alanine carboxypeptidase translates to MKSNVFKRPSPYQDMVNTKFCFCLVSLLLTCTVFCQSLHAQRIPKRKIRKLIEKSAVNRDHFTGFALYDPEKKKMIYEYNADKYFIPASNTKLYTFYTALNMLGDSIPGLRYITKGDSLIFWGTGDPSFLHSTLKSTKAYDLLKRSNKKLFYSATNYKGAFYGVNWPYDNYGDYYQAEITDMPVQDNVALIKADGKGGLTIVPAFLKNYLQADNAFHPQSFAVERSLTENKFRYPNMPVPVGFSQEIPWKTSSALTLTLLQDTLKKPIGLISMKMPDSARTLYSIAADSVYKRMNLPSDNFVAEQLLLVCSSTLPGGDLSTADAIAYSKKHFMSDLPDEPQWVDGSGLSRQDLFTPRTTIALLQKIADKVGNEERLHKLLPAGGVSGTLKRAYQTDNGVPFVWGKTGSLSNNHNQSGYLITRKGKKLIFSYMNNNFTCPTAEIRAEMVRVMTEIHNRF, encoded by the coding sequence ATGAAAAGCAATGTATTTAAAAGGCCATCGCCGTATCAGGATATGGTTAACACAAAATTTTGTTTCTGCTTAGTAAGTCTTTTATTAACCTGCACAGTCTTTTGCCAAAGCCTACACGCGCAGCGCATCCCCAAACGCAAAATCCGAAAACTGATAGAAAAGTCGGCCGTTAACCGCGATCATTTTACCGGCTTTGCACTGTACGACCCGGAAAAAAAGAAAATGATTTATGAGTACAATGCTGATAAATACTTCATTCCAGCCTCGAATACCAAATTGTATACCTTTTATACGGCCTTAAATATGCTGGGCGATTCGATACCCGGCCTGCGCTACATCACCAAAGGCGACTCTCTTATTTTCTGGGGAACGGGTGATCCTTCTTTTTTGCATTCAACGCTAAAATCTACCAAGGCTTATGATTTGCTGAAAAGGAGCAATAAAAAGCTTTTTTACTCAGCTACCAATTATAAAGGGGCCTTTTATGGTGTAAACTGGCCATATGATAATTACGGCGATTATTACCAGGCCGAAATTACCGACATGCCCGTTCAGGATAATGTAGCGCTGATTAAGGCCGACGGTAAGGGCGGCTTAACGATTGTCCCCGCATTTTTAAAAAACTATCTCCAAGCAGATAATGCGTTTCATCCGCAAAGCTTTGCAGTAGAGCGGTCGCTTACCGAAAATAAATTCAGGTATCCTAATATGCCGGTACCTGTTGGCTTTAGTCAGGAAATCCCATGGAAAACCAGTTCAGCCCTAACATTAACCTTGTTGCAGGATACGCTTAAAAAGCCCATCGGCTTAATCAGTATGAAAATGCCTGACAGTGCCAGAACCTTATATTCTATTGCTGCCGATTCGGTTTATAAACGTATGAATTTACCGAGCGATAATTTTGTGGCGGAACAACTGCTGTTGGTGTGCTCATCTACCTTACCTGGCGGAGACTTAAGTACAGCTGACGCGATTGCTTACAGCAAAAAACATTTTATGAGCGACCTTCCCGACGAGCCGCAGTGGGTTGATGGTTCAGGACTATCGCGTCAGGATTTGTTTACGCCCCGTACCACAATAGCCCTGCTGCAAAAGATAGCTGATAAGGTGGGGAACGAAGAAAGGCTGCATAAACTGTTACCTGCCGGCGGCGTGTCAGGAACGTTAAAAAGAGCCTATCAAACCGACAACGGCGTGCCTTTTGTATGGGGCAAAACCGGAAGCCTATCCAACAACCACAACCAAAGTGGCTACCTGATTACCCGCAAAGGCAAAAAGTTAATCTTCTCTTACATGAACAACAATTTTACCTGCCCCACGGCCGAAATTAGAGCGGAAATGGTACGGGTGATGACCGAAATACATAACCGATTCTAA
- a CDS encoding family 43 glycosylhydrolase: MNRLLSLNIYLLLLLSATYCNAQNLITNISVHDPVLIKQDSVYHLFCTGRGISAWSSTDLQHWKTELPVFTTPPQWAMDAVPGFKGHIWAPDISYYNGLYYLYYSVSAFGKNTSCIGLATNKTLNTASPEYHWTDHGKIIESVPTRTNWNAIDPNLITDHDGTPYLAFGSFWDGIKLAKLKADRTGLAQATDKLPTLARRKADTNQYTLLPGSYPADAGTNAIEAPFIFKRDRYFYLFVSADYCCRGPKSTYKMLVGRSKNLKGPYKDKQGKKMTDGGGTLILEGDTNWYGVGHNAVCNFSGTDYLVYHAYDAADKGISKLLIRKLTWVNGWPQVK; the protein is encoded by the coding sequence ATGAACCGGTTACTTAGCCTCAATATTTACTTACTACTGCTGCTTTCGGCAACTTATTGCAACGCCCAAAACTTAATAACAAATATATCGGTACACGACCCGGTACTGATTAAGCAAGATTCGGTATATCACTTGTTTTGTACGGGTCGCGGCATATCCGCATGGAGTTCGACCGACCTGCAACATTGGAAAACAGAACTGCCGGTATTTACCACGCCTCCGCAATGGGCCATGGATGCCGTGCCCGGGTTTAAGGGCCACATTTGGGCACCTGATATTTCTTACTATAACGGCCTGTATTATCTTTATTATTCTGTTTCGGCGTTTGGTAAAAACACGTCATGCATAGGCCTGGCTACCAACAAAACGTTAAACACGGCCAGCCCTGAATACCACTGGACGGACCATGGCAAAATCATCGAATCAGTACCCACACGAACCAACTGGAATGCCATTGACCCGAATTTAATTACTGATCATGATGGCACCCCCTATTTGGCCTTCGGCTCTTTTTGGGACGGCATCAAACTGGCTAAATTAAAAGCCGACCGCACCGGTTTAGCTCAAGCCACCGACAAATTACCTACCTTGGCCCGCCGGAAAGCAGATACAAATCAATACACACTTTTGCCCGGTAGCTACCCTGCTGATGCCGGAACCAATGCCATTGAAGCGCCTTTCATTTTTAAGCGCGACAGATACTTTTATCTATTTGTATCGGCAGATTACTGTTGCCGCGGCCCTAAAAGCACTTACAAAATGCTGGTTGGCCGCTCAAAAAATTTAAAGGGCCCTTACAAAGACAAGCAGGGAAAAAAGATGACCGACGGCGGCGGAACATTAATACTGGAAGGCGACACCAACTGGTATGGCGTTGGCCATAATGCTGTGTGCAACTTTAGTGGCACAGATTATCTGGTGTATCATGCCTACGATGCCGCCGATAAGGGAATATCCAAACTGTTAATCAGAAAATTGACATGGGTTAACGGCTGGCCGCAGGTAAAATGA
- a CDS encoding aminotransferase class I/II-fold pyridoxal phosphate-dependent enzyme, translated as MEELNNLYLDAMPGRTARVGGREFLFFSGYNYLGINNHPEFNALLQEGVRRYGWLFPSSRISNTRLRLYDECEAMLAKATGCEAAVLLPTGFTAGRVATSLPQAINNSPASHPAILRHKSGLPDIAAWQQQVLNSADESEQPLIIASDSANPLAATIYDFSFLERTQRPLTLIVDDSHGVGLIGGDGFGTSASVPKQGSLEYIFTYSLSKAFGISGGAISCTAVRAAYYKSLPAYTGSTPISPAQGYAFINGQHIYAQQREKLRQNIAYFAGHTRQLPGVHYTAGFPVFVLPAQVNEKHLYDDGIIISSFAYPTPNSPKLNRIVVNAGHTPADLDRLAEVLHRQWNV; from the coding sequence ATGGAAGAGCTGAATAATTTATACCTCGACGCTATGCCCGGTCGTACAGCCAGGGTAGGGGGGCGCGAGTTTTTATTCTTTTCGGGGTATAATTATTTAGGCATCAATAACCATCCTGAGTTTAATGCTTTACTACAAGAGGGGGTACGCAGGTACGGATGGCTGTTCCCGTCGTCGCGTATATCAAACACCCGGCTACGTTTGTACGACGAATGCGAAGCTATGCTGGCCAAAGCAACCGGATGCGAAGCGGCGGTGCTTTTGCCAACAGGTTTTACTGCAGGGCGTGTAGCCACATCGCTGCCGCAAGCTATTAACAACTCACCCGCTTCGCATCCAGCTATTCTGCGCCATAAAAGCGGTTTGCCGGATATTGCAGCGTGGCAGCAGCAGGTTTTAAACAGTGCTGATGAGTCAGAGCAGCCTTTGATTATTGCCAGTGACTCAGCTAACCCACTGGCAGCTACTATTTATGATTTCAGCTTTTTAGAACGAACGCAGCGCCCGCTTACCTTAATTGTTGATGACTCGCACGGTGTAGGTTTAATAGGAGGCGACGGTTTTGGTACCAGTGCATCTGTTCCGAAACAAGGCAGCCTTGAATATATTTTTACTTATTCGTTATCAAAGGCCTTTGGCATCAGTGGCGGCGCTATAAGTTGTACTGCCGTGCGGGCTGCCTACTATAAATCGTTACCGGCTTACACGGGTAGCACGCCCATCTCGCCGGCGCAGGGTTATGCTTTTATAAACGGGCAGCACATTTATGCACAGCAGCGCGAAAAGCTTAGGCAAAACATCGCTTACTTTGCCGGGCATACAAGGCAATTGCCGGGTGTACATTACACCGCCGGTTTTCCGGTATTTGTGCTGCCTGCACAGGTCAACGAAAAGCATTTGTATGATGATGGGATAATTATTTCCTCTTTTGCCTATCCCACACCTAACAGCCCAAAGCTCAACCGCATTGTAGTTAACGCCGGGCATACACCGGCTGATTTAGACCGCTTGGCCGAGGTTTTACACCGGCAGTGGAATGTATAA